A window from Spirochaetota bacterium encodes these proteins:
- a CDS encoding GGDEF domain-containing protein, translating to MDDRLEMLKNVSLFSKLKESELGVIARYSEYANLAAGSVVFRESDSADALFVVQSGEISINRDAEGESTCIATFIEGETFGEFDLFENSQRTATAIAEKDSVILRFPSAGTRFSELLLRHGEMAARILHRFLATVAGRIRYTNSLISEKTRWVEDLRKQIHYDKLTGLYNRSYLDEEVMPMLNRGEGAFTVIVIKPDNFKEINDNYGHGAGDRVLKMLAQAFSGAIGFKNIGIRYRGDEFLCVLPDAGIAVELAGRLHEAFRSVDAAGVTGDADFRMTASVGIALCPDHCGCADSVRTAFEKMLEARNSGGNATRTT from the coding sequence ATGGATGACCGGCTCGAAATGCTGAAGAACGTGAGCCTCTTTTCAAAATTAAAGGAGAGCGAACTCGGCGTCATCGCGCGATACAGCGAATACGCAAACCTTGCGGCAGGCAGCGTTGTATTCCGGGAATCCGACTCTGCGGATGCGTTGTTTGTCGTGCAATCGGGTGAGATATCGATAAACAGGGATGCCGAAGGCGAGTCCACATGTATAGCCACGTTTATTGAGGGCGAAACGTTCGGCGAATTTGATCTTTTCGAGAATAGTCAGAGGACAGCAACCGCGATTGCCGAGAAGGACTCGGTCATACTGCGTTTTCCATCGGCGGGAACCAGGTTCAGCGAGTTGCTCTTACGTCACGGCGAGATGGCCGCGCGTATCCTGCACCGGTTCCTTGCCACTGTTGCGGGAAGGATACGCTACACAAACAGCCTCATCTCGGAGAAGACAAGATGGGTCGAGGATCTCAGGAAGCAGATACATTACGACAAGCTTACGGGACTCTACAACAGGTCATACCTCGATGAAGAGGTCATGCCCATGTTGAATCGTGGAGAAGGAGCGTTTACGGTTATCGTTATTAAGCCGGACAATTTCAAGGAGATCAACGACAACTACGGACACGGGGCGGGCGACAGGGTATTGAAAATGCTTGCGCAGGCATTCAGCGGAGCCATCGGCTTTAAAAATATCGGTATCCGATATCGTGGCGACGAGTTTCTTTGCGTTCTCCCGGATGCCGGGATTGCGGTGGAATTGGCCGGGAGACTGCACGAAGCCTTCAGGTCGGTCGATGCGGCAGGCGTAACGGGCGATGCGGATTTCAGAATGACCGCCAGTGTAGGAATCGCCCTGTGTCCCGATCATTGCGGGTGCGCTGATTCAGTGCGTACCGCGTTCGAAAAAATGCTGGAGGCGCGAAATTCAGGCGGAAACGCCACAAGGACGACCTGA
- a CDS encoding aminopeptidase, producing MTLSGAQLERYAEVLLWGLSIGRRKPLGHYEEVLVNFDLESLPLAQVLHRSLIERHINVVLRAMPSPLVERNFFRYSDRKQRKYIPSGERELYGSLSGSIYLHAPSSLTHLQGIDPKAMNEAAVTRKTMREILNRREDKGLFGWTLCTYPTEALASQAGLGIKQYTDQVIKACMLNERNPVARWEQVFRSAGEVKKWLNSLKIEKIRIESKSMDLTLRMGERRLFIGVSGRNIPSFEIFTSPDWRGARGEYFADQPSFRNGNYVERVRLLFENGRVVKATAGRGQAFLRETLAMDPGAARIGEFSLTDKRFSKIDRFMADTLFDENYGGSYGNCHIALGGSYTNAYAGNPSKLTAANRKSLGFNQSALHWDLVNTEKKRINATLQNGKALCIYENGEFRR from the coding sequence ATGACGTTATCAGGTGCTCAGCTCGAGAGATACGCCGAAGTTCTGCTGTGGGGTCTTTCAATCGGGCGCCGTAAACCGCTCGGACACTATGAAGAAGTACTTGTAAACTTCGACCTTGAATCGCTACCACTTGCCCAGGTTCTGCATCGATCACTTATAGAGCGACACATAAACGTGGTGCTGCGAGCAATGCCGTCTCCACTTGTGGAGCGGAACTTTTTCAGGTATTCCGACCGCAAACAGAGAAAGTACATACCATCCGGTGAAAGGGAGCTGTATGGCAGTCTTTCCGGCAGTATTTACCTCCACGCCCCCTCGTCGCTCACCCATCTGCAGGGGATCGACCCCAAGGCGATGAACGAAGCCGCCGTAACGCGAAAAACCATGAGGGAGATATTGAACAGGCGGGAAGACAAAGGCTTGTTCGGCTGGACGTTGTGCACGTATCCGACCGAAGCGCTCGCTTCACAGGCCGGCCTTGGCATAAAACAGTATACCGATCAGGTTATCAAGGCATGTATGCTGAACGAACGGAATCCGGTAGCGCGCTGGGAGCAGGTTTTCAGGTCCGCCGGCGAAGTGAAGAAATGGCTAAATTCATTGAAAATCGAAAAAATCCGGATAGAAAGCAAATCGATGGATCTGACGCTTCGGATGGGAGAACGGCGACTTTTTATAGGAGTCAGCGGAAGGAACATTCCCTCATTTGAGATTTTTACATCGCCCGACTGGCGTGGCGCGCGCGGAGAGTATTTTGCGGACCAGCCGTCATTCCGAAACGGCAACTATGTCGAAAGGGTGCGCCTTCTTTTTGAAAACGGCAGGGTCGTCAAAGCGACGGCGGGAAGGGGGCAGGCGTTCCTCAGAGAGACACTGGCGATGGACCCCGGCGCTGCGAGGATAGGGGAATTTTCGCTTACCGACAAGCGCTTCTCTAAAATAGACAGGTTTATGGCCGATACTCTTTTCGACGAGAATTACGGGGGGAGTTACGGCAATTGCCACATTGCTCTGGGTGGCTCATACACCAATGCGTATGCCGGCAACCCCTCGAAACTGACCGCGGCAAACAGGAAGTCCCTCGGGTTCAACCAATCGGCCCTCCACTGGGACCTGGTGAATACGGAAAAGAAACGGATAAATGCCACGCTTCAAAACGGGAAAGCACTTTGCATTTATGAGAACGGCGAATTCCGCCGGTAA
- a CDS encoding metal ABC transporter permease, producing the protein MSTILLPALLVSIVLLGIHSYFGIRIIRRGIIFTDLAIGQMAALGAAVSLFFFHGEFLYPLSLGWALFGALLVWTASRRAAHLEAVIGLIYALGIAGVFMLLSKSPHGMEEFQNLMAYDILFTGMDEVPATAVLYAILGIVIYVSEKKAPERVKDVLFFITFAVTVTSSVRLAGVLIVFAILLSPAYIALVLGESPLSVAFFNAHPLIAAWGIGIAINLGSIAISYRMDLPTGYTLVFFHALAAIIMAFVPLRKVTR; encoded by the coding sequence ATGAGCACGATTCTTCTTCCGGCGCTTCTGGTTTCAATCGTATTGCTCGGTATCCATTCCTATTTCGGGATACGGATCATCCGGCGCGGCATCATCTTCACCGATCTCGCCATCGGCCAGATGGCCGCCCTCGGGGCGGCCGTCTCGCTCTTCTTTTTCCACGGGGAGTTCCTGTATCCGTTGTCGCTCGGCTGGGCCCTTTTCGGGGCTCTTCTGGTCTGGACAGCTTCCAGACGCGCGGCGCATCTCGAAGCGGTCATCGGGCTTATCTACGCGCTCGGAATCGCCGGGGTATTCATGCTCCTTTCCAAATCACCGCACGGTATGGAGGAGTTTCAAAACCTTATGGCCTACGATATCCTCTTTACCGGAATGGATGAGGTGCCGGCAACTGCCGTTCTGTACGCCATCCTCGGAATCGTAATTTATGTGAGCGAAAAAAAGGCGCCCGAACGGGTCAAGGATGTTTTGTTTTTCATCACCTTCGCCGTAACAGTGACAAGTTCGGTGCGGCTTGCCGGTGTGCTGATCGTTTTCGCGATTCTGCTCTCGCCCGCCTATATCGCGCTGGTGCTTGGTGAATCACCGCTATCCGTGGCCTTTTTCAACGCCCATCCCCTTATCGCGGCATGGGGAATCGGCATAGCGATCAACCTGGGATCGATTGCAATTTCTTACCGGATGGACCTTCCAACGGGTTACACGCTGGTGTTTTTCCACGCACTGGCAGCCATCATTATGGCGTTTGTCCCATTGAGGAAAGTAACAAGATGA
- a CDS encoding FGGY-family carbohydrate kinase translates to MVKESSLYILAHDLGTTGNKSCIYRLGDAIELVDSSLVEYPLITTPDGGAEERADDWWNAVCLATRTIMERSGIRPAQIKGMAFCCQLQGSVMVDDNGTALRNPMVYLDGRATAQMERYLYNGILKIDKWNAYKTLRSLMVTGGLAGTAKDPLWKYHWVRENEPEIFRRVHRWIDVKDYLVHRATGNFAMTYDSAHLTWVFDTRPGKLEWSRSMCSMFDVDMRHLPPVIKSTDVAGKLSARAASEMGLEPGVPIFGGGGDTSLISIGSGCLDLYDTHVYIGTSGWVASNVDRRMVDVGNFIASILSAIPKSYLYVAEQETSGLCLQWFRDHLALDEIGVYLNARHICCDPGSVYESLYQFLNDVVAQTGPGAGNVIFTPWLHGNRSPREDAYARGMFFNLSLSTGKRQMVRSVLEGGAFHARWMLEAVERRVPRQYTLRFVGGGAKSDEWCQIMADVTGRKIETIENTQNAGTIGAAVVCAVGLGSIGSFAEAKALIPVKGVFSPREEYRKMYDRNFHVFKELYRRNKKLFKLLNDRDR, encoded by the coding sequence ATGGTGAAAGAGAGCAGCCTGTATATCCTGGCGCACGACCTTGGCACTACCGGTAATAAATCCTGTATATACCGGCTCGGCGACGCCATCGAACTCGTGGATTCAAGCCTCGTCGAATACCCCCTGATAACCACCCCTGACGGCGGCGCCGAGGAACGGGCCGATGACTGGTGGAATGCCGTGTGTCTTGCCACCCGTACAATCATGGAACGTTCCGGTATCCGGCCGGCGCAGATAAAGGGAATGGCGTTCTGCTGCCAGCTCCAGGGGTCGGTGATGGTCGATGATAACGGCACGGCGCTGCGAAACCCGATGGTTTATCTCGACGGGCGCGCGACCGCACAGATGGAGCGGTACCTCTATAACGGCATCTTGAAAATCGACAAATGGAACGCATACAAGACTCTCCGTTCGCTGATGGTGACCGGGGGACTGGCGGGTACGGCAAAAGACCCGCTCTGGAAATATCACTGGGTGCGCGAGAACGAACCCGAGATCTTCCGCCGCGTGCACCGTTGGATCGACGTAAAGGACTACCTTGTGCACCGTGCCACCGGCAATTTCGCCATGACCTACGATTCGGCGCATCTCACCTGGGTCTTCGATACCCGGCCTGGAAAGCTTGAATGGTCGCGCTCCATGTGCTCGATGTTCGATGTGGACATGCGACACCTGCCGCCTGTGATAAAGTCGACCGATGTCGCGGGAAAGCTCTCCGCCCGCGCCGCATCAGAAATGGGGCTTGAGCCCGGGGTTCCCATATTCGGCGGAGGCGGCGACACCTCGCTGATATCGATAGGCTCGGGCTGTCTCGACCTCTACGATACGCATGTTTACATCGGGACCTCGGGGTGGGTGGCTTCAAATGTCGACCGCCGCATGGTCGATGTTGGAAATTTCATCGCCTCGATCCTCAGCGCGATTCCGAAAAGCTACCTGTATGTCGCCGAACAGGAGACGTCGGGCCTCTGCCTGCAATGGTTTAGGGACCATCTCGCGCTCGACGAGATAGGCGTATACCTTAATGCGCGGCACATATGCTGCGATCCGGGAAGCGTCTACGAAAGCCTTTATCAGTTTCTGAACGACGTGGTTGCGCAGACCGGGCCGGGAGCGGGCAATGTCATTTTCACTCCGTGGCTCCACGGAAACCGGTCGCCCCGTGAGGATGCGTACGCGCGGGGGATGTTCTTCAATCTCAGCCTGTCGACCGGGAAACGGCAGATGGTGCGCTCGGTGCTTGAGGGCGGCGCCTTTCATGCGCGCTGGATGCTCGAGGCGGTGGAGCGCAGGGTGCCCCGACAGTACACGCTTCGCTTTGTAGGCGGAGGAGCCAAGTCCGATGAATGGTGCCAGATAATGGCGGACGTTACGGGGCGGAAGATCGAGACCATCGAGAACACCCAGAACGCCGGCACCATCGGCGCCGCGGTGGTGTGCGCCGTGGGGCTTGGATCCATCGGATCGTTCGCCGAGGCGAAAGCCCTGATTCCGGTTAAAGGGGTTTTCAGCCCTCGAGAAGAATATCGTAAGATGTATGACCGGAACTTCCATGTATTCAAGGAGCTGTACCGGAGGAATAAAAAACTATTCAAACTGCTTAACGACCGGGACCGCTGA
- a CDS encoding class II aldolase/adducin family protein, with translation MGKYDEYKEKVVDYSRMVFSKGYTAGSGGNVSMLIEGEDALAVTPSGKDYARFSPADICIVGLDLAPIETPTRPSIETGMHAAIYKNRADASAIIHAHQTFASVFALINEPIPPLFDEVLFNLGPVIDLIPYALSGSQELIENVAAKLENRCNCYILQNHGALSLGSSIERAFTNMELFEKAATVYYHALCTGRAISTLPESVVAPFFQLLKMGQDAEIARKSGDKK, from the coding sequence ATGGGAAAATATGACGAATACAAAGAGAAAGTCGTCGATTACAGCAGGATGGTTTTCTCGAAGGGATATACCGCCGGCTCGGGGGGAAATGTCTCGATGCTTATAGAGGGTGAAGACGCCCTTGCAGTGACGCCGTCGGGGAAGGACTACGCGCGGTTTTCACCGGCGGACATCTGCATAGTCGGTCTCGATCTCGCTCCGATCGAGACACCGACCCGTCCCTCTATCGAGACGGGGATGCATGCCGCGATCTATAAAAACCGGGCTGACGCAAGCGCCATCATTCACGCTCACCAGACATTCGCGAGCGTGTTCGCCCTCATCAATGAACCGATACCGCCGCTCTTTGACGAGGTGCTCTTCAACCTTGGGCCGGTCATCGACCTCATTCCCTACGCGCTTTCAGGAAGTCAGGAGCTCATCGAAAACGTCGCCGCAAAGCTCGAAAACCGTTGTAACTGTTATATTTTACAGAACCACGGCGCGCTCAGCCTGGGGTCGAGCATCGAGAGGGCCTTTACCAATATGGAGCTTTTCGAAAAGGCCGCAACCGTGTATTATCACGCGCTCTGCACGGGAAGGGCCATCAGTACGCTCCCCGAATCGGTGGTGGCGCCGTTCTTCCAGCTTTTAAAGATGGGGCAGGACGCCGAGATCGCGCGCAAATCGGGAGACAAAAAATAA
- a CDS encoding zinc ABC transporter substrate-binding protein encodes MRKVATILIMLMALFASRAEARLNVVCSYPWITDLTAKVGGERVKALSLSQGNWNPHLVVPRPSLIGKARDADLLIMNGAQLEIGWLPPIVRESRNPRIQQGLNGLLDISSSVTLIEVPIAVSRAGGDVHPDGNPHYALDPHNIAPIAAAIASRLALLDPEGAAVYEAKLLAFRTDWNKRLAGLDTRFAALRGVKVVSYHTLFNYLARRYGMILVGTIEPFPGIPPTSRHIESLIGRSRAEGLELVLQDVYNPSKPARMLAEKTGARLVVLPHDIGAVPEAKDLYALFETIAGRLGR; translated from the coding sequence ATGAGAAAAGTTGCGACGATTCTAATTATGCTCATGGCCCTTTTCGCTTCAAGGGCCGAAGCGCGGCTCAACGTGGTCTGCTCCTATCCATGGATCACCGATCTGACGGCGAAAGTCGGCGGGGAACGGGTAAAAGCTTTGTCACTTTCCCAGGGCAACTGGAACCCGCACTTGGTAGTGCCGAGGCCTTCACTTATCGGCAAGGCACGCGACGCCGACCTGCTCATTATGAACGGCGCGCAGCTTGAGATAGGCTGGCTGCCGCCGATCGTGAGGGAATCGAGAAATCCCCGGATACAACAGGGACTGAATGGCCTCCTCGACATTTCATCGTCGGTGACGCTTATCGAGGTCCCCATCGCCGTTTCCCGCGCCGGCGGAGACGTGCACCCAGACGGCAATCCACACTACGCCCTGGACCCGCACAACATCGCGCCGATCGCCGCGGCCATTGCGTCGAGACTGGCTCTTCTCGATCCCGAAGGGGCGGCGGTGTACGAGGCCAAGCTGCTCGCGTTTCGGACCGACTGGAACAAACGGCTTGCCGGATTGGATACGCGTTTCGCAGCGCTCCGGGGCGTGAAGGTGGTGTCGTATCACACCCTGTTCAATTATCTTGCGCGACGATACGGGATGATACTTGTCGGAACCATCGAACCCTTCCCCGGCATACCTCCCACATCGCGTCACATTGAATCGCTCATCGGGCGTTCGCGTGCGGAGGGGCTCGAACTGGTCCTCCAGGATGTCTATAATCCTTCAAAACCAGCTCGTATGCTCGCCGAAAAGACCGGAGCGCGCCTGGTCGTACTTCCTCACGACATCGGGGCCGTTCCCGAAGCGAAGGACCTCTATGCGCTCTTCGAAACCATCGCGGGGAGGCTGGGCAGATGA
- a CDS encoding aminotransferase class III-fold pyridoxal phosphate-dependent enzyme — translation MSDKIKNPMPKGYAISYWPDTESLLAKLHDLANNQPMYPLKRDSMEGFLRYFETKCAGSKKMTAEAKVYIPGGVQHNLAFNYPFPLAITRAEGAYLWDVDGNRYIDFLQAGGPTVLGSNYKPVQEKIIELIRESGPVTGLFHEYELKLAELICRLIPSVEMFRMLASGTESVMAAIRAARTFTGKKKVIKAGGAYHGWSDQMVFGMRIPGIGPLEAHGIPAGCYADTQEVFPNDIDGPNGLLAMLGRNEKDGGTAAVILEPLGPESGTRPVVYDYNRRVREICDRFGALLIFDEVVTAFRVGIHGAQGFFGVKPDLTVFGKCVAGGYPAAGGVGGRRDVMECFAAGIQGMKKRAMVGGTLSANPLSCAAGYFAIKAMEETSAPVLAGRAGDRLTRGLQEIIDRRGLPFIAFNHGSICHLETSAAMLMDINNPKFFTEVTERKHLMEEIGAAFTAEGIISLAGSRLYTSMADTDDVIDDALERFDRVLECVEI, via the coding sequence ATGAGCGACAAAATAAAAAATCCCATGCCGAAAGGATATGCCATTTCGTACTGGCCGGATACCGAGAGCCTGCTTGCGAAGCTGCACGACCTTGCGAATAATCAACCCATGTATCCCCTCAAAAGGGACAGTATGGAGGGCTTTCTTCGATATTTTGAAACGAAATGCGCTGGATCCAAAAAAATGACGGCCGAGGCGAAGGTGTACATACCCGGTGGTGTCCAGCACAATCTCGCGTTCAACTATCCCTTCCCGCTCGCGATCACGCGTGCCGAGGGCGCTTATTTATGGGACGTCGACGGCAATCGTTACATCGACTTTTTGCAGGCGGGCGGTCCGACGGTGCTGGGCAGCAATTACAAGCCCGTGCAGGAAAAAATCATCGAGCTTATCCGGGAAAGCGGTCCGGTAACGGGCCTGTTCCACGAGTATGAGCTCAAGCTTGCCGAGCTCATCTGCAGGCTGATTCCTTCCGTCGAGATGTTCAGAATGCTCGCAAGCGGAACGGAGAGCGTGATGGCCGCAATCAGAGCGGCGCGGACTTTCACCGGGAAGAAGAAGGTCATAAAGGCCGGCGGCGCGTACCACGGCTGGAGCGACCAGATGGTGTTCGGCATGCGCATTCCCGGCATTGGACCGCTCGAGGCGCACGGAATTCCGGCAGGATGTTACGCCGACACCCAGGAGGTCTTCCCGAACGATATCGACGGACCGAACGGGCTTCTTGCGATGCTCGGTCGAAATGAAAAAGACGGCGGCACCGCTGCCGTAATACTGGAGCCGTTGGGCCCGGAAAGCGGCACACGGCCCGTGGTATACGACTATAACCGTCGCGTCCGGGAGATATGCGACCGCTTCGGCGCGCTCCTCATCTTCGACGAGGTTGTGACCGCATTCCGGGTGGGGATCCATGGAGCGCAGGGATTTTTCGGCGTGAAGCCGGACCTCACGGTGTTCGGGAAATGCGTGGCCGGTGGATATCCCGCGGCGGGAGGCGTCGGCGGAAGGCGGGACGTAATGGAATGCTTTGCGGCCGGAATCCAGGGCATGAAGAAACGCGCCATGGTTGGCGGCACCCTTTCGGCGAATCCGCTTTCCTGTGCAGCGGGTTATTTCGCAATCAAGGCGATGGAGGAGACCAGCGCACCGGTTCTGGCCGGCAGGGCGGGCGATCGTCTTACCAGAGGCCTGCAGGAGATCATTGACAGACGCGGGCTGCCGTTTATCGCGTTCAATCACGGTTCGATCTGTCACCTCGAAACATCGGCGGCCATGCTCATGGACATCAACAATCCGAAGTTCTTCACCGAGGTTACGGAACGCAAGCACCTCATGGAGGAGATTGGAGCCGCTTTTACGGCCGAGGGAATAATATCTCTTGCCGGCTCGCGTCTTTACACTTCGATGGCGGATACGGACGACGTGATCGACGACGCACTCGAGCGTTTCGACCGGGTGCTCGAGTGCGTCGAAATTTAA
- a CDS encoding MFS transporter has translation MDKQAVKVYGYRWIIMAAFMILNVIIQIHWVALAAITGEAATFYSVSPLSIGFLSMIYMLVYIVMCIPASYIIDTYGLRVGIGIGALLAGVFGFIKGMYAADYTMVTVCQFGLAVAQPFILNAYTKLAAQWFPVDERATVSGLASLAQYLGIIVALGVSPFLFAAKGMEGMLMIYGIITLAGSAIFLFIIRERPPTPPGADESMERYSFFTGLRHIMGLRDMRLLLVLFFIGLGIFNAVTTWIEQILAPRGITPEQAGIIGAIMMIGGILGASILPVLSDKTRKRRPYLVGAMIAMVPGLFGLAFAAQFWLILASSFVLGFFIMSAGPIGFQYSAEVSHPAPESISQGVLLLAGQISGVIFIFGMDVFRSDETGSMTPFLVLFMVLVVGNALLCLKLRESKIGGAS, from the coding sequence ATGGATAAACAGGCGGTAAAGGTCTACGGCTATAGATGGATCATCATGGCCGCGTTCATGATCCTCAACGTGATAATTCAGATCCACTGGGTGGCCCTCGCCGCCATAACGGGTGAGGCGGCCACGTTCTACTCGGTGTCGCCTCTTTCCATCGGCTTTCTTTCCATGATTTATATGCTGGTGTATATCGTGATGTGCATCCCGGCCTCATATATTATCGACACCTATGGGTTGCGCGTCGGTATAGGAATCGGGGCGCTTCTTGCCGGTGTTTTCGGCTTCATTAAAGGCATGTACGCCGCCGATTACACCATGGTGACGGTCTGCCAGTTCGGGCTGGCGGTAGCGCAGCCGTTCATCCTCAATGCGTACACCAAGCTCGCCGCGCAGTGGTTTCCGGTGGATGAAAGGGCGACGGTATCCGGGCTCGCTTCGCTCGCACAATACCTGGGAATCATTGTGGCGCTTGGGGTAAGCCCGTTCCTTTTTGCCGCGAAGGGAATGGAGGGAATGCTGATGATTTACGGGATCATCACGCTTGCCGGTTCGGCGATATTCCTCTTCATTATTCGGGAACGCCCGCCGACGCCTCCCGGAGCTGACGAGAGCATGGAGCGATATTCGTTCTTCACCGGACTGCGCCATATAATGGGACTCAGGGACATGCGCCTCTTGCTGGTGCTCTTTTTCATAGGTCTCGGCATCTTTAACGCGGTGACCACCTGGATAGAACAGATCCTCGCGCCGCGCGGGATTACCCCCGAACAGGCGGGTATCATCGGCGCGATCATGATGATCGGCGGGATACTCGGCGCGTCGATCCTGCCCGTCCTTTCGGACAAAACGCGAAAGCGCCGACCGTATCTCGTCGGGGCGATGATCGCTATGGTGCCGGGGCTGTTCGGCCTGGCATTCGCCGCGCAGTTCTGGCTCATACTGGCATCTTCGTTCGTTCTGGGATTTTTCATCATGAGCGCGGGCCCCATCGGCTTTCAGTACAGCGCGGAGGTAAGCCATCCCGCCCCGGAGTCGATCTCCCAGGGCGTTTTGCTGCTCGCCGGCCAGATATCCGGTGTCATTTTCATCTTCGGCATGGATGTCTTCCGCTCCGATGAAACGGGCTCCATGACTCCGTTTCTCGTTCTCTTTATGGTGCTCGTGGTCGGGAACGCGCTGCTGTGTCTGAAGCTTCGTGAATCGAAGATCGGCGGCGCCTCGTGA
- a CDS encoding HAD-IB family hydrolase produces the protein MIVRFWDMDHTILDNDCDVSWKLFLIEKGIAPRGDLDRIVHFWEQYEMGRLDPVSFNEFQLREFAGRTAGELDALSAEHFEKVVRDKLYGDALKMIKEQREAGDIACMITATNAVIASHVAVYLGFDYIIATMLEISDGRYTGKISGEYCVGAGKIPFMREFCADRGSGLNESYYYGDSIADLPVLEAVGNPVVVNPRETLRRIALERGWPIMDFE, from the coding sequence GTGATCGTACGTTTCTGGGACATGGATCATACCATTCTCGACAATGACTGCGACGTGTCGTGGAAGCTGTTTCTTATCGAAAAGGGCATCGCCCCGCGGGGTGACCTCGATCGGATCGTCCATTTCTGGGAGCAGTACGAGATGGGAAGGCTCGATCCCGTCTCGTTCAATGAATTTCAACTTCGCGAATTCGCGGGGAGAACGGCCGGCGAGCTCGATGCGCTTTCCGCGGAGCATTTTGAGAAAGTTGTCCGCGACAAGCTGTACGGGGACGCCCTGAAGATGATAAAAGAACAGCGCGAAGCAGGGGACATCGCCTGCATGATCACCGCCACCAACGCCGTTATAGCGTCGCATGTGGCCGTTTATCTTGGATTCGATTACATCATCGCGACCATGCTCGAGATCTCCGATGGCAGGTATACCGGAAAAATATCGGGTGAATACTGCGTCGGTGCGGGAAAGATACCCTTTATGCGCGAATTCTGTGCCGACAGGGGATCAGGCCTCAATGAGTCGTATTACTACGGCGACAGCATCGCCGACCTTCCCGTACTCGAAGCTGTCGGCAATCCCGTTGTGGTCAATCCTCGGGAAACCCTGCGCCGAATCGCGCTCGAGCGGGGTTGGCCGATCATGGATTTCGAATAG